Proteins encoded in a region of the Streptomyces sp. NBC_00258 genome:
- a CDS encoding acetyl-CoA acetyltransferase: MSSHGIRDRVAIVGMGCTPFGEHWTRSADDLLIDAVGEAVTSAGITLDDIDAFWLGTQASGVSGLTLSRPLHLQYKPVTRLENMCATGSEALRNACYAVASGAYDVAMAVGVEKLKDSGMSGLSGTTMPGAGDDSRGEITAPANFSLLAPAYAAKYGLSEEELKDVITRIAWKNHLNGARNPRAQYRREVPLERIRSAPIVAGMLGVFDCSGVSDGSAAAIVVRAEDAYKYTDRPVFVKALSFVAGPADGLLDPEYDFTTFPEVVASAQEAYRQAGVTDPRAEIALAEVHDCFTPTELVLMEDLGFSERGQAWKDVTSGAFDLDGSLPVNPDGGLKAFGHPIGASGLRMMFEAWLQLRGEAPPERTVRTLAEGRSLALTHNLGGGPGECVSFVSVVGSQLTD; this comes from the coding sequence ATGAGTTCGCACGGAATCCGGGACCGGGTCGCGATCGTCGGCATGGGCTGCACGCCCTTCGGCGAACACTGGACCCGCTCGGCCGACGATCTGCTGATCGACGCCGTCGGCGAGGCCGTCACCTCGGCCGGCATCACCCTCGACGACATCGACGCGTTCTGGCTCGGCACCCAGGCGTCGGGAGTCTCGGGACTGACCCTCAGCAGGCCCCTGCACCTGCAGTACAAGCCGGTCACCCGCCTGGAGAACATGTGCGCCACCGGCTCCGAGGCACTGCGCAACGCCTGTTACGCGGTCGCCTCGGGTGCGTACGACGTGGCCATGGCGGTCGGTGTGGAGAAGCTCAAGGACTCCGGGATGTCCGGCCTCTCGGGCACCACCATGCCGGGCGCGGGCGACGACAGCCGAGGCGAGATCACCGCCCCCGCGAACTTCTCCCTCCTCGCCCCCGCCTACGCCGCCAAGTACGGCCTGTCGGAAGAGGAGTTGAAGGACGTCATCACCCGCATCGCCTGGAAGAACCACCTCAACGGCGCCCGCAACCCCCGCGCCCAGTACCGCAGGGAAGTGCCGCTGGAGCGCATCCGGTCGGCACCGATCGTCGCGGGCATGCTGGGGGTGTTCGACTGCTCGGGGGTCTCCGACGGCTCGGCCGCCGCGATCGTCGTACGGGCCGAGGACGCCTACAAGTACACCGACAGGCCCGTCTTCGTGAAGGCGCTGTCCTTCGTCGCCGGTCCCGCGGACGGCCTCCTCGACCCGGAGTACGACTTCACCACCTTCCCCGAGGTCGTCGCGTCCGCCCAGGAGGCCTACCGGCAGGCCGGAGTCACCGACCCGCGCGCCGAGATCGCCCTCGCCGAGGTCCATGACTGCTTCACGCCCACGGAACTGGTGCTGATGGAGGACCTGGGCTTCTCCGAGCGCGGCCAGGCCTGGAAGGACGTCACCAGCGGGGCCTTCGACCTGGACGGCTCACTGCCGGTCAACCCGGACGGGGGACTGAAGGCCTTCGGTCACCCCATCGGCGCGTCGGGCCTGCGCATGATGTTCGAGGCCTGGCTCCAGCTGCGGGGCGAGGCACCGCCGGAGCGGACGGTCCGGACGCTGGCCGAGGGGCGTTCGCTCGCCCTCACCCACAACCTGGGCGGCGGACCGGGCGAATGCGTCTCCTTCGTGTCGGTGGTCGGAAGCCAACTCACCGATTGA
- a CDS encoding ABC transporter substrate-binding protein, which produces MNDSRRRRSATASCLAVTGALLAAGCGGEASSSSTDTSSLKGATVKVMVWAPENTQGSAQPGVRQTAQAYEKWINDNGGIKGGPLKVLTCNEKNDADEAENCAQKAVAEKVVAVVGSYSLAGDRYMPILEKAGIPYLGGTGVSAAEFSSPMSFPVNGGTPVVFAAHGKQLVDEGCKKISGVRYDVAAADTVSKFLALGVTAAGGAPPKDLKVPLTATDLAPQVAAATKGSDCVSVILGTHSDLFVKSYVQSGAKTELGSVVGNLTPELAESTGGGSSPLNGAAITGYYPPTSDAAWKDFVEATKGDGLDTSNGANATAWVAFKVFTEAAKKLPTISSKALVEELNTTKGIDTGGLTPPLTWAESTALPIKGLNRIHNTTATELTMRDGKIEWAKSGSTFIDVRKVLTGGSAG; this is translated from the coding sequence ATGAACGACTCACGACGACGCAGAAGTGCCACAGCGAGCTGTCTCGCCGTGACCGGAGCCCTACTGGCCGCCGGATGTGGGGGAGAGGCCTCCAGCAGCTCGACCGACACGTCCTCGCTGAAGGGCGCGACGGTCAAGGTGATGGTCTGGGCACCGGAGAACACCCAGGGCAGCGCCCAGCCCGGTGTCCGGCAGACGGCCCAGGCCTACGAGAAGTGGATCAACGACAACGGCGGGATCAAGGGGGGCCCGCTGAAGGTGCTCACCTGCAACGAGAAGAACGACGCCGACGAGGCCGAGAACTGCGCCCAGAAGGCGGTCGCCGAGAAGGTGGTAGCGGTCGTCGGCTCGTACAGCCTCGCCGGAGACCGCTACATGCCGATCCTGGAGAAGGCCGGCATCCCCTACCTCGGCGGGACGGGCGTCTCGGCGGCCGAGTTCTCCAGCCCGATGTCGTTCCCGGTGAACGGCGGCACCCCCGTGGTGTTCGCCGCACACGGCAAGCAACTGGTGGACGAGGGCTGCAAGAAGATCTCCGGCGTCCGGTACGACGTGGCCGCCGCCGACACCGTCTCGAAGTTCCTCGCGCTCGGCGTGACCGCCGCCGGAGGGGCGCCGCCCAAGGACCTCAAGGTGCCGCTCACCGCCACAGACCTCGCCCCGCAGGTCGCCGCGGCGACCAAGGGATCCGACTGTGTGAGCGTCATCCTGGGCACGCACTCGGACCTGTTCGTGAAGTCGTACGTGCAGTCCGGAGCCAAGACCGAACTGGGCAGCGTCGTCGGCAACCTCACCCCGGAACTCGCCGAGAGCACCGGCGGCGGCAGCAGCCCGCTGAACGGCGCCGCCATCACCGGCTACTACCCGCCGACCTCCGACGCCGCCTGGAAGGACTTCGTCGAAGCCACCAAGGGCGACGGCCTCGACACGTCGAACGGCGCCAACGCGACGGCCTGGGTGGCGTTCAAGGTCTTCACCGAAGCCGCCAAGAAGCTGCCGACGATCTCGTCCAAGGCCCTGGTCGAGGAGCTCAACACCACGAAGGGCATCGACACGGGCGGTCTGACCCCACCGCTGACCTGGGCGGAGTCGACGGCCCTGCCGATCAAGGGTCTGAACCGTATCCACAACACCACCGCCACCGAACTGACCATGCGCGACGGAAAGATCGAGTGGGCCAAGTCGGGGTCGACCTTCATCGACGTCCGCAAGGTGCTGACGGGCGGCTCGGCCGGCTGA
- a CDS encoding branched-chain amino acid ABC transporter permease/ATP-binding protein, with amino-acid sequence MDDILRFALLGLGLGALYALTAHGIVLVYRGSGVLNFAHGAIGMAGAYVQWELAVNHGVPYWPAVACGVLGSTVLGVLTHLLVIRPLRRASSLARLVGTLAVFIVLTAVAVKRYGDSVQLVPAKLPSGLVEIAGATVSEDRIWLLGIAVVVTAALHALYKRTLFGLGTTAVAENQGVAASLGWSADLIAAANWGLGSALAGLTGILIVPVIGLSVTGLTTLLLSALAAALVGRFSSFPVTLAGGLVIGVVQSELTRFGSDVTGLAASVPFLVIALMLVARGRALPLRGTFLERLPALGTGRVRPVPLALAFVTGLLLIGLSSPLWADAITNTLVLSLIILSIIVVTGYAGQVSLAAYALAGTGAFIAGHAAADWGWPFELALLAGVLGTVPIGLLFALPAVRTRGVNLAIITLGLGTTLETMVFQNTDLSTTPGSDGIAVGKQTLFGMSISGVDHPQRYAAVVLVMFVAAALVVANVRRSRTGRRLIAVRANERAAAALGIDVRAAKLYAFGLSAAIAALAGVLTGFRSTSVVFADFASFDSITALGLAVIGGVGFLVGPLFAATFAAGTVGARFGDLVLPGLSEWMPLIGGIILVLTLVGNQDGIGREVGRQAAAAEHRLLRKRGAKHTGVAQNSAAGSAEDYGPDAPDVRPAAPSQATHRAPGLPLHVRDLTVRYGGVVAVDGLSFDIEPGRVVGLIGPNGAGKTSAIDAVTGFTRAASGSVRLGDRDVTRLPVHRRAGAGLSRSFQSLELFEDMSVLDNLYAACDRPGPWAYLKDLVRPGSRPLPAHVLVAVREFGLEDALHRPVGDLSYGERRLLAIARAVATSPSVLLLDEPAAGLSDDESRELAQLVRRLAEDWGMGVLLVEHDVDMVMSVCDEVVVLDFGRRICVGTPEEVRGDPAVRAAYLGELEPEALA; translated from the coding sequence GTGGACGACATCCTGCGTTTCGCACTGCTCGGCCTGGGGCTCGGTGCGCTCTACGCGCTCACCGCGCACGGCATCGTGCTGGTCTACCGGGGCTCCGGCGTCCTGAACTTCGCGCACGGCGCGATCGGCATGGCCGGCGCCTACGTGCAGTGGGAACTGGCCGTCAACCACGGCGTGCCGTACTGGCCCGCAGTCGCGTGCGGGGTCCTCGGTTCCACGGTGCTGGGGGTGCTCACCCATCTGCTGGTGATCCGGCCGCTGCGCAGGGCGTCCTCGCTGGCACGCCTGGTCGGCACCCTGGCGGTGTTCATCGTGCTCACCGCCGTCGCGGTCAAACGCTACGGCGACAGTGTGCAGCTGGTGCCGGCCAAGCTGCCGTCCGGGCTGGTGGAGATAGCAGGCGCGACGGTCTCCGAGGACCGGATCTGGCTGCTCGGCATCGCCGTCGTCGTCACCGCGGCCCTGCATGCCCTCTACAAGCGCACCCTGTTCGGCCTGGGCACGACCGCGGTCGCGGAGAACCAGGGCGTGGCCGCCTCGCTCGGCTGGTCCGCGGACCTGATCGCCGCCGCCAACTGGGGACTCGGCTCGGCTCTCGCGGGTCTGACAGGCATCCTGATCGTCCCGGTGATCGGCCTGTCGGTGACCGGCCTGACCACCCTGCTGCTGAGCGCGCTGGCCGCCGCGCTGGTCGGCAGGTTCTCGTCGTTCCCCGTCACGCTGGCGGGCGGCCTGGTCATCGGGGTCGTGCAGTCCGAACTGACCCGCTTCGGCTCCGACGTCACGGGGCTCGCCGCGTCGGTGCCCTTCCTCGTCATCGCCCTCATGCTGGTCGCCCGCGGCCGGGCCCTGCCGCTGCGCGGCACGTTCCTGGAGCGGCTGCCGGCCCTGGGCACCGGAAGAGTGCGCCCGGTGCCGCTGGCGCTCGCCTTCGTTACCGGGCTGCTGCTGATCGGTCTGTCCTCGCCGCTGTGGGCCGACGCGATCACCAACACCCTGGTGCTCTCGCTGATCATCCTGTCGATCATCGTGGTCACCGGGTACGCGGGACAGGTCTCCCTCGCCGCGTACGCCCTCGCCGGGACCGGCGCCTTCATCGCCGGGCACGCGGCGGCCGACTGGGGCTGGCCCTTCGAACTCGCCCTGCTCGCAGGCGTGTTGGGCACGGTGCCGATCGGCCTGCTCTTCGCCCTTCCTGCCGTCCGCACTCGCGGGGTCAACCTCGCGATCATCACGCTCGGACTCGGCACCACGCTGGAGACCATGGTCTTCCAGAACACCGACCTGTCCACGACACCGGGCAGCGACGGCATCGCGGTGGGCAAACAGACACTCTTCGGGATGAGCATCTCCGGCGTCGACCATCCGCAGCGGTACGCGGCTGTCGTGCTGGTGATGTTCGTGGCCGCCGCCCTCGTGGTCGCCAACGTGCGGCGCAGCAGAACAGGCCGCCGGCTCATCGCGGTGCGGGCGAACGAGCGGGCCGCGGCGGCGCTCGGCATCGACGTCCGCGCGGCCAAGCTCTACGCTTTTGGGCTGTCCGCGGCCATCGCCGCGCTCGCCGGAGTGCTCACCGGCTTCCGCTCGACCTCGGTGGTCTTCGCCGACTTCGCGAGCTTCGACTCCATCACCGCACTCGGCCTCGCGGTCATCGGAGGCGTCGGCTTCCTCGTCGGACCGCTCTTCGCCGCCACCTTCGCCGCGGGCACGGTCGGCGCCCGCTTCGGAGACCTGGTGCTGCCCGGGCTCAGCGAGTGGATGCCGCTGATCGGCGGGATCATCCTGGTGCTGACCTTGGTGGGCAACCAGGACGGCATCGGACGGGAGGTCGGCAGGCAGGCGGCGGCAGCCGAGCACAGACTGCTCCGGAAGCGGGGCGCGAAGCACACCGGTGTCGCACAGAACTCGGCAGCGGGCTCGGCAGAGGACTACGGGCCGGACGCACCGGACGTACGCCCCGCGGCCCCTTCGCAGGCCACGCACCGCGCCCCCGGACTCCCCCTGCACGTGCGCGACCTGACCGTGCGGTACGGCGGGGTCGTCGCCGTGGACGGCCTCTCCTTCGACATCGAGCCCGGCCGGGTCGTCGGTCTCATCGGTCCCAACGGCGCCGGCAAGACCTCCGCCATCGACGCCGTCACCGGCTTCACCCGGGCGGCGTCCGGCAGCGTCCGCCTCGGTGACCGGGACGTGACCCGCCTGCCGGTGCACCGACGGGCCGGCGCCGGGCTGAGCCGGTCCTTCCAGTCGCTGGAGCTGTTCGAGGACATGAGCGTCCTGGACAACCTGTACGCCGCCTGCGACCGTCCCGGCCCGTGGGCGTACCTCAAGGACCTGGTGCGCCCCGGGAGCCGCCCGCTGCCCGCCCATGTACTCGTCGCCGTAAGGGAGTTCGGGCTGGAGGACGCCCTCCACCGGCCGGTGGGCGATCTGTCGTACGGCGAGCGGCGGCTGCTGGCCATCGCCCGCGCGGTGGCGACCTCGCCGTCCGTCCTGCTGCTCGACGAACCGGCCGCGGGGCTGTCGGACGACGAGTCCCGGGAGCTGGCCCAGCTGGTCCGGCGGCTCGCCGAGGACTGGGGCATGGGTGTGCTGCTCGTGGAGCACGACGTCGACATGGTCATGAGCGTCTGCGACGAGGTCGTCGTCCTCGACTTCGGCCGCCGGATCTGCGTCGGCACACCGGAGGAGGTGCGCGGCGATCCTGCGGTCCGGGCGGCCTACCTCGGGGAACTGGAGCCGGAGGCACTGGCCTGA
- a CDS encoding SDR family NAD(P)-dependent oxidoreductase: MGRLDDKIAIVTGAASGIGAATARRVAAEGAHTVVADLNLDGAEAVTEEIRAAGGSATAVPVDLGDIESVRAMVDAAVRTYGGLDVLHNNAAATHLAARKDLAVVEADPAVWDDTMRINLRGTMVAIQAAVPHMIARGGGSVINTSSGAGLSGDLRNPAYGASKAALINLTQYVATQYGKQGVRCNAIAPGFIVTPASSGSAHGAIREAMLRHHLTPRLGEPEDVASAVVFLASDESAFITGHTLRVDGGLLAHQPYVADLRDA, from the coding sequence ATGGGACGACTGGACGACAAGATCGCGATTGTCACCGGAGCCGCGTCCGGCATCGGCGCCGCCACCGCCCGCCGCGTGGCGGCGGAGGGCGCGCACACGGTCGTGGCCGATCTGAACCTGGACGGCGCCGAGGCGGTCACCGAGGAGATCCGTGCCGCCGGAGGTTCCGCGACCGCGGTCCCGGTCGACCTCGGCGACATCGAGAGCGTACGGGCCATGGTGGACGCGGCGGTTCGGACGTACGGCGGACTCGACGTCCTGCACAACAACGCGGCGGCCACCCACCTGGCCGCCCGCAAGGACCTCGCCGTCGTGGAGGCCGACCCCGCGGTCTGGGACGACACCATGCGCATCAACCTCCGCGGGACGATGGTCGCCATCCAGGCCGCGGTCCCGCACATGATCGCGCGCGGCGGCGGCTCGGTCATCAACACCTCGTCCGGGGCCGGGCTCTCGGGCGACCTGCGCAATCCCGCGTACGGCGCCTCGAAGGCGGCGCTCATCAACCTCACGCAGTACGTCGCCACCCAGTACGGCAAGCAGGGCGTGCGCTGCAACGCCATCGCGCCGGGCTTCATCGTCACGCCGGCCAGCTCCGGCTCGGCGCACGGCGCGATCCGTGAGGCGATGCTCCGTCATCACCTCACGCCGCGTCTGGGCGAGCCGGAGGACGTCGCGTCGGCGGTCGTCTTCCTCGCCTCCGACGAGTCCGCTTTCATCACCGGGCACACCCTGCGCGTGGACGGCGGCCTGCTGGCCCACCAGCCCTACGTCGCGGACCTGCGGGACGCGTGA
- a CDS encoding OB-fold domain-containing protein, which translates to MAGLIAYGAYVPYHRLARTDVAAVLGTRAGKGTRAVAGYDEDTTSMAVEAARGALAVDGLRPRIGQLFLATAAPAYLDKTNATAVHAALGLDEHVLAADMAGSVRSGLGALVTAARSPVPTLTVLSDLRTGLPGGSEEIAGGDGAAAFVFGGHRNGAPVIAELLAHDTVSDEILERWRLPGSSTSRVWEERFAEEIYVSLTGKALGAALDQAGLDIGAIDHFVVSGLHARACATVRRTAGVRPEAVTPDLTGAIGNAGTAQPGLLLADVLDRARPGETIALVVLGDGAGVLLLRTTEALTTHRGARPVAAQIAAGGEPLPYATYLSWRGLLDREPPRRPDPEPPYAPPAHRRGGWKYGFVASRCEKCGTRHLPPDRVCASCRSVDAMTDEPMEHVRGTVATFTVDRLAHTPSPPMLVVVVDYDGGGRFRCQLTDATEADAVIGARVEMTFRRTVTASGVHNYFWKARPVRTGETEGTHG; encoded by the coding sequence ATGGCCGGACTGATCGCATATGGCGCGTACGTGCCGTACCACCGCCTCGCGCGAACGGATGTCGCCGCGGTACTGGGCACCCGGGCGGGCAAGGGAACCCGGGCGGTCGCGGGCTACGACGAGGACACCACCTCCATGGCCGTCGAGGCCGCCCGCGGAGCCCTGGCCGTCGACGGTCTGCGTCCCCGCATCGGGCAGCTCTTCCTCGCCACCGCCGCGCCCGCCTACCTCGACAAGACCAACGCGACCGCCGTGCACGCCGCGCTCGGCCTCGACGAGCACGTCCTCGCCGCCGACATGGCCGGCTCCGTCCGCTCGGGCCTCGGCGCCCTGGTGACCGCCGCCCGCTCCCCGGTCCCGACCCTGACGGTCCTCTCCGACCTGCGCACCGGCCTGCCCGGCGGCAGCGAGGAGATCGCAGGAGGTGACGGCGCGGCAGCGTTCGTCTTCGGCGGCCACCGCAACGGGGCACCCGTCATCGCGGAACTGCTCGCCCACGACACCGTGAGCGACGAGATCCTCGAACGCTGGCGGCTGCCCGGCTCGTCCACCTCCCGTGTCTGGGAGGAGCGCTTCGCCGAGGAGATCTACGTGTCCCTGACGGGCAAGGCGCTCGGCGCTGCACTCGACCAGGCCGGCCTGGACATCGGTGCGATCGACCACTTCGTGGTCTCCGGACTGCATGCGCGGGCCTGTGCGACCGTGCGGCGCACGGCAGGGGTGCGCCCCGAGGCAGTGACCCCTGACCTCACCGGGGCGATCGGCAACGCGGGCACCGCCCAGCCCGGGCTGCTCCTCGCCGACGTCCTCGACCGTGCCCGCCCCGGCGAGACCATCGCGCTGGTCGTCCTCGGCGACGGAGCCGGCGTACTCCTGCTGCGCACCACCGAGGCGCTGACCACGCACCGCGGCGCCCGCCCGGTCGCCGCCCAGATCGCGGCGGGCGGCGAACCGCTGCCCTACGCCACGTACCTCTCCTGGCGCGGGCTCCTCGACCGGGAGCCGCCCCGCAGGCCGGACCCCGAGCCGCCCTACGCCCCGCCCGCGCACCGGCGGGGCGGCTGGAAGTACGGTTTCGTCGCCTCCCGCTGCGAGAAGTGCGGCACCCGGCATCTGCCCCCGGACCGGGTCTGCGCGTCCTGCCGGAGTGTCGACGCCATGACCGACGAGCCGATGGAGCACGTACGCGGCACCGTCGCCACCTTCACCGTGGACCGCCTGGCCCACACTCCGAGTCCGCCGATGCTCGTCGTGGTCGTCGACTACGACGGCGGCGGCCGGTTCCGCTGCCAGCTCACCGACGCCACCGAGGCCGACGCCGTCATCGGTGCCCGGGTGGAGATGACGTTCCGGCGCACGGTCACCGCGTCCGGCGTCCACAACTACTTCTGGAAGGCCCGGCCGGTGCGCACGGGCGAGACCGAGGGGACACACGGATGA